The genomic window TCGCGGTAAGACGACGCTGCGGGTCGTCTGCCACTTCGTCGCGCCCATCCCGTAGGCCGCCTGCCGCTGGGAGTCGGGTACCGCTCGGATCGCCTCTTGGGCGGAGACGATGACGATCGGCAGAATGAGCAGTCCGACCGTCAGTCCGCCGACGATGACGATCCCGGGCCGGAACCCGCCCGAGTTGACGAATAGGACCAGGCCGAGCAGTCCGTAGACTACCGACGGCACGCCGGCGAGATTCGCGATGTTGATCTCGATGAGTTCGACGACCGATCCGAGCAGTCCCTCGTTCGGCGCGTACTCCTCGAGGTAGATCGCGGCGCCGACGCCCACGGGAAACGCTGCGACGGCGACGACGATGATCATCATCACCGATCCCACGAGCGCGGGATAGATCCCCGCTTCCCGCGGGGTCGTGTTGTGAACGGAGGTCAGGAACTCCCAATCGAGCCAGATGTCCGGCCCGGTGAACCCGACCGCGTCGACGACGACGGCGCATGCGACCGCACCCGCCGCGAGTACGACCGGCAGCGCGAGTCCGGAGACGCCCTCACCGCGTCTGAACACTCCTTCGACGTACAATCCGACGGGGACGCCGACGACCGTGGTCAGCAGGAGCCACGTCGTCCACGAGACGCCGGCGATCGGCCCGACGACGACGCCGAACGCGGCCGCGACGACCGTCGCGCCGCCGGCGATCAGGCCCGCGCGCTCGCTCTCGCGGGCGCTGCGGACGTACCAGCCGGTCGCCAGCGCGACCGGAACCACGAACGTTCCAAGCAGCGATAACGGCGCCGCCGGAAGGACCGGAAGCGACAGGAGCAGCGACCGGAGGCTCGGCACGAGTCCGGGGACTCCAACGAGCGTGAACACGACGGCGATCACGGTGATCGCGGCCCGCTCGAACG from Haloterrigena sp. KLK7 includes these protein-coding regions:
- the pstA gene encoding phosphate ABC transporter permease PstA is translated as MATTDESTGAWFGADGQVSQLRGQLFKASCLGATLLSLFLVFVFLVYVAVDAIEPASADPSWWATLVATVVVPGIALSIYYYRFDPRAGEVAYTAVGLPVAATLLAGGVGIVFRHIVSPHEWLALTVSALVAYGVLELHDRVRESGAFERAAITVIAVVFTLVGVPGLVPSLRSLLLSLPVLPAAPLSLLGTFVVPVALATGWYVRSARESERAGLIAGGATVVAAAFGVVVGPIAGVSWTTWLLLTTVVGVPVGLYVEGVFRRGEGVSGLALPVVLAAGAVACAVVVDAVGFTGPDIWLDWEFLTSVHNTTPREAGIYPALVGSVMMIIVVAVAAFPVGVGAAIYLEEYAPNEGLLGSVVELIEINIANLAGVPSVVYGLLGLVLFVNSGGFRPGIVIVGGLTVGLLILPIVIVSAQEAIRAVPDSQRQAAYGMGATKWQTTRSVVLPRAMPGILTGTILAFGRAIGETAPLLMVGVAAVVRISPTSFYGLFSAMPRQLYSWAKLAKPDFYHGVLAAGVLVLLIVLLMMNGTAILLRNKYQRND